A region of Streptomyces paludis DNA encodes the following proteins:
- a CDS encoding ATP-binding protein: MSTTRQPPPGDLGPEPDEAGPAPATPGARVRTLVLSGASGVVPLARDFTRQALHDWGWLPAPTADRRAAAEDVLLVVSELVTNACLHAEGPERLRVAYGTKALRLEVTDRGAGQPAPRTPHRAGRPGGHGMFIVQRLCLDWGVVRAPGATGKTVWAELAAPA; this comes from the coding sequence ATGAGCACCACCCGGCAGCCTCCGCCGGGCGACCTCGGCCCCGAGCCGGACGAGGCGGGCCCCGCCCCCGCCACGCCCGGCGCACGGGTACGGACGCTCGTGCTGTCCGGTGCCAGCGGCGTCGTCCCGCTCGCACGCGACTTCACCCGCCAGGCGCTCCACGACTGGGGCTGGCTGCCCGCCCCGACCGCGGACCGGCGGGCGGCGGCGGAGGACGTGCTGCTGGTCGTCTCCGAGCTGGTCACCAACGCCTGTCTGCACGCCGAGGGCCCGGAGCGGCTGCGCGTCGCGTACGGCACGAAGGCGCTGCGCCTGGAGGTCACCGACCGGGGCGCCGGCCAGCCCGCGCCCCGTACCCCGCACCGCGCCGGCCGGCCCGGTGGCCACGGAATGTTCATCGTCCAGCGGCTCTGCCTCGACTGGGGCGTCGTCCGGGCGCCCGGCGCGACGGGCAAGACCGTATGGGCGGAGCTGGCGGCACCCGCGTAA
- a CDS encoding STAS domain-containing protein — MDRQTADSTNRGRLQVTARTEGRSEVVTAAGELDHHTADLLRVPLDEALEQGRSRLVIDCSRLEFCDSTGLNVLLGARLKADAAGGGVHLAGMLPVVARVFEITGADAVFTVHESLEEALAD, encoded by the coding sequence ATGGACCGCCAGACGGCCGACAGCACGAACCGGGGCCGGCTCCAGGTCACGGCGCGCACGGAGGGCCGGAGCGAGGTGGTGACGGCGGCCGGTGAGCTGGATCACCATACGGCCGACCTGCTGCGGGTCCCGCTGGACGAGGCACTCGAACAGGGCCGGTCCCGTCTGGTGATCGACTGTTCGCGACTGGAGTTCTGTGATTCGACCGGACTCAATGTGCTGCTCGGCGCCCGCCTGAAAGCGGACGCCGCCGGGGGAGGGGTCCACTTGGCGGGAATGCTGCCTGTCGTCGCGAGAGTCTTCGAGATCACCGGCGCGGACGCCGTTTTCACCGTCCACGAGTCGCTCGAAGAGGCCCTGGCCGACTGA
- a CDS encoding endonuclease/exonuclease/phosphatase family protein has product MRRRTHGLISGLIGALALVAAGSGAPAQAAPAQAAQAAEPTATTAAALSLRVMDWNIQGGKGTDGVTDINRVARVIGAQDPDVVTLQELHDNRAIGGVNQWGALLDALPQYSAHFAKSDTNALGGLAGNVILSKYPIKETLTYQLPQYPANTTAVLRSLGGARLDVDGTAVRVYTTHLSAGVGTEATERRNRQARAVIDKLPSALMTSPMLLTGDLNVRPDDGIRPWFAAADWIDSWTRVNVNTGASAVTHPGDGLDDSRIDYVYSTPAFDVDGAHTVSTNASDHLPVVTDLTVRSTAVTRTGTVLAGADSDAGWAHLAVQGDGAATLRVCDNKADGWGVRAYVSRTSGGAEVLTGADGAYADRCGTFTTAAGAVTSPVVKVCLYKSGVEKDCRQRQLS; this is encoded by the coding sequence ATGAGACGACGTACCCATGGCCTCATATCCGGGCTGATCGGGGCCCTCGCCCTCGTCGCCGCAGGCAGCGGCGCCCCAGCCCAGGCCGCCCCAGCCCAGGCTGCCCAGGCCGCCGAACCCACGGCCACGACCGCCGCCGCCCTCTCCCTCCGCGTCATGGACTGGAACATCCAGGGCGGTAAGGGCACCGACGGCGTCACCGACATCAACCGCGTCGCCCGGGTCATCGGCGCCCAGGACCCCGACGTCGTCACCCTCCAGGAACTCCACGACAACCGCGCCATCGGCGGCGTCAACCAGTGGGGGGCCCTCCTCGACGCCCTCCCGCAGTACTCCGCGCACTTCGCGAAGAGCGACACCAACGCGCTGGGCGGCCTCGCCGGCAACGTCATCCTCAGCAAGTACCCCATCAAGGAGACGCTGACCTACCAACTGCCCCAGTACCCCGCCAACACCACCGCCGTCCTGCGCAGCCTCGGCGGCGCGCGGCTCGACGTGGACGGGACGGCCGTACGCGTCTACACCACACACCTCTCGGCCGGCGTCGGCACCGAGGCCACCGAGCGCCGCAACCGGCAGGCCCGCGCGGTCATCGACAAGCTGCCCAGCGCGCTGATGACCTCCCCGATGCTGCTCACCGGCGACCTCAACGTCCGCCCCGACGACGGGATACGGCCCTGGTTCGCCGCCGCCGACTGGATCGACTCCTGGACCCGGGTGAACGTCAACACCGGCGCCTCCGCCGTCACCCACCCCGGTGATGGCCTGGACGACTCGCGGATCGACTACGTCTACTCGACCCCCGCCTTCGACGTCGACGGCGCGCACACCGTCTCCACCAACGCCTCCGACCACCTGCCCGTCGTCACGGACCTCACCGTCCGCTCCACCGCCGTGACCAGGACCGGCACGGTGCTCGCGGGCGCCGACTCCGACGCGGGCTGGGCGCATCTCGCCGTCCAGGGCGACGGCGCGGCCACCCTGCGGGTGTGCGACAACAAGGCGGACGGCTGGGGCGTACGGGCCTACGTCTCCCGGACGTCCGGCGGCGCCGAGGTGCTCACCGGCGCGGACGGCGCGTACGCGGACCGCTGCGGTACGTTCACGACGGCGGCCGGGGCCGTGACCTCACCGGTCGTCAAGGTCTGCCTCTACAAGAGCGGCGTCGAGAAGGACTGCCGGCAGCGGCAGTTGAGCTGA
- a CDS encoding ATP-binding protein, producing MRRRLITSTLAVVLIVIGVFGVSLVIVETRTISSSAQESVDSEALRLVSIVDSRLLGGDRVNAKVLSEQVAKKRYARIEIPGRATVEVGERPTGSVLRARATGEEGETVTVEETRSSVTREVGRTLLIIGMVALLAVVAAALLAVRQANRLASPLTDLAETAERLGSGDPRPRHRRYAVPELDRVADVLDASAERIARMLTAERRLAADASHQLRTPLTALSMRLEEISVTDDLDTVKEEAQIALTQVERLTDVVERLLTNARDPRTGSAVAFDLDEVVKQQIEEWRPAYRSSGRAIVCSGRPGMRAVATPGAVAQVLAALIENSLMHGGGTVALRTRVTGNQAVIEVTDEGPGVPADLGARIFERTISGRNSTGIGLAVARDLAEADGGRLELLQQQPPVFALFLSREARTRKGSGDPQRPVR from the coding sequence GTGCGCCGCCGGCTGATCACCTCCACGCTCGCCGTGGTGCTCATCGTCATCGGCGTGTTCGGGGTCTCGCTCGTCATCGTGGAGACCCGCACGATCAGCAGCAGCGCCCAGGAGAGCGTGGACTCCGAGGCGCTGCGGCTCGTCAGCATCGTCGACAGCCGGCTGCTCGGCGGCGACCGCGTCAACGCGAAGGTGCTCTCCGAGCAGGTCGCCAAGAAGCGGTACGCGCGCATCGAGATCCCCGGCCGCGCCACCGTCGAGGTCGGCGAGCGGCCCACCGGCAGCGTTCTGCGCGCGCGGGCGACGGGCGAGGAGGGCGAGACGGTCACCGTCGAGGAGACGCGCTCCTCCGTCACCCGCGAGGTCGGCCGTACGCTGCTGATCATCGGCATGGTCGCGCTGCTGGCCGTCGTCGCCGCCGCGCTGCTCGCCGTACGCCAGGCCAACCGGCTCGCCTCGCCGCTCACCGATCTCGCCGAGACCGCCGAGCGCCTCGGCTCCGGCGACCCGCGCCCCCGGCACCGGCGGTACGCGGTGCCCGAGCTGGACCGGGTCGCGGATGTGCTCGACGCCAGCGCCGAGCGGATCGCCCGGATGCTCACGGCGGAACGGCGGCTCGCGGCGGACGCCTCGCACCAGCTCCGTACACCGCTCACCGCGCTGTCGATGCGGCTGGAGGAGATCTCCGTGACCGACGACCTGGACACGGTGAAGGAGGAGGCGCAGATCGCGCTGACGCAGGTCGAGCGGCTCACCGATGTGGTCGAACGGCTGCTCACCAACGCCCGCGACCCGCGGACCGGTTCCGCCGTCGCCTTCGACCTGGACGAGGTCGTCAAGCAGCAGATCGAGGAGTGGCGCCCGGCCTACCGCAGCTCGGGCCGCGCCATCGTCTGCTCGGGCCGGCCCGGCATGCGCGCCGTCGCCACACCGGGCGCGGTCGCGCAGGTCCTGGCCGCGCTGATCGAGAACTCGCTGATGCACGGCGGCGGTACGGTCGCGCTGCGCACCCGTGTCACCGGCAACCAGGCCGTCATCGAGGTGACCGACGAGGGCCCCGGCGTCCCGGCGGACCTCGGCGCGCGGATCTTCGAGCGGACGATCAGCGGCCGCAACTCGACGGGTATCGGGCTCGCCGTGGCGCGCGATCTGGCGGAGGCGGACGGCGGGCGGCTGGAGCTGCTCCAGCAGCAGCCGCCGGTCTTCGCGCTGTTCCTGAGCCGGGAGGCCCGTACGCGCAAGGGGTCGGGCGACCCGCAGCGCCCGGTCCGCTGA
- a CDS encoding peptide MFS transporter — protein sequence MASSLTTDPPSAPAGPEKTFFGHPRGLATLFMTEMWERFSFYGMRALLTIYLISGGPDASKGLQGGGLGMDLATTTAIYSIYLSMVYLLAMPGGWLGDRVWGPRKTVTIAACTIMLGHLTLALPGSGTFFAGLALVALGSGLLKANISTMVGQLYDGPDDPRRDGGFTVFYMGINIGAFFAPLVIGTVGETYSWHLGFALAAVGMGIGLVTFLVGTRHLNPASSLVPTPLSREERASWLRKGMTWLLIASVFYATVVLSGHFTLNWAMVPLTLAGVVIPAGVLLRIKRDKDLTAAEQTRMSGYIWFFVAAAVFWMIYDQGGSTLQAFGTTKSAGTLFGLSFPTSWYQSLNPVFIMALAPVMAWFWLWLNRRGQEPTTVVKFAAGLVLIGVSFFFFLVPLVMAGDGTLVSPMWLVGIYLIQTVGELCVSPVGLSVTTKMAPAKYASQMMGVWFLAVTAGDSVTGLLSIAQVDLSRSGVVALEALLATLAGVAVYMYRKQVRAMMGDIH from the coding sequence ATGGCGTCCAGCCTGACGACGGACCCGCCCAGCGCGCCCGCCGGCCCCGAGAAGACCTTCTTCGGCCACCCGCGCGGGCTGGCCACCCTCTTCATGACGGAGATGTGGGAGCGCTTCAGCTTCTACGGCATGCGGGCCCTGCTCACCATCTATCTGATCTCCGGCGGTCCCGACGCCTCCAAGGGGCTCCAGGGCGGCGGCCTCGGGATGGACCTGGCCACCACCACGGCCATCTACTCCATCTATCTCTCGATGGTCTATCTGCTGGCCATGCCGGGCGGCTGGCTGGGCGACCGGGTCTGGGGCCCGCGCAAGACCGTCACCATCGCGGCCTGCACGATCATGCTGGGCCATCTGACCCTGGCGCTGCCGGGCTCGGGCACCTTCTTCGCCGGGCTGGCGCTCGTGGCGCTCGGCTCGGGGCTGCTGAAGGCCAATATCTCCACGATGGTCGGCCAGCTCTACGACGGCCCGGACGACCCGCGCCGCGACGGCGGCTTCACCGTCTTCTACATGGGCATCAACATCGGCGCCTTCTTCGCGCCGCTGGTCATCGGCACGGTCGGCGAAACGTACAGCTGGCACCTCGGCTTCGCCCTGGCGGCGGTCGGCATGGGCATCGGCCTGGTCACCTTCCTCGTCGGTACGCGCCATCTGAACCCGGCGAGCAGCCTCGTCCCCACCCCGCTCTCCCGCGAGGAGCGCGCCTCCTGGCTGCGCAAGGGCATGACCTGGCTGCTGATCGCGTCGGTCTTCTACGCCACCGTCGTGCTCAGCGGTCACTTCACCCTCAACTGGGCGATGGTGCCGCTCACGCTGGCCGGGGTGGTCATCCCGGCCGGGGTACTGCTCCGTATCAAGCGGGACAAGGACCTGACGGCGGCCGAGCAGACGCGGATGTCCGGGTACATCTGGTTCTTCGTGGCCGCCGCGGTCTTCTGGATGATCTACGACCAGGGCGGCTCGACGCTCCAGGCGTTCGGGACGACGAAGTCGGCGGGCACGCTCTTCGGGCTGTCCTTCCCGACGTCCTGGTACCAGTCGCTGAACCCGGTGTTCATCATGGCGCTGGCGCCGGTGATGGCGTGGTTCTGGCTGTGGCTGAACCGGCGGGGCCAGGAGCCGACGACGGTCGTGAAGTTCGCGGCCGGTCTGGTCCTGATCGGCGTCTCGTTCTTCTTCTTCCTGGTGCCGCTGGTGATGGCGGGCGACGGGACGCTGGTCAGCCCGATGTGGCTGGTGGGCATCTATCTGATCCAGACGGTGGGCGAGCTGTGCGTGTCGCCGGTGGGCCTCTCGGTGACCACGAAGATGGCGCCGGCCAAGTACGCGAGCCAGATGATGGGCGTGTGGTTCCTGGCGGTGACGGCGGGCGACTCGGTGACGGGGCTGCTCTCGATCGCGCAGGTGGATCTGAGCCGGTCGGGCGTGGTGGCGCTGGAGGCGCTGCTGGCGACGCTGGCGGGGGTCGCGGTGTACATGTACCGGAAGCAGGTGCGGGCGATGATGGGCGACATTCACTGA
- a CDS encoding response regulator transcription factor, with the protein MTRVLLAEDDASISEPLARALRREGYEVEVREDGPTALDAGLQGGIDLVVLDLGLPGMDGLEVARRLRAEGHTIPILVLTARADEVDTVVGLDAGADDYVTKPFRLAELLARVRALLRRGAADTTPAPATHGVRIDVESHRAWMGDEELQLTAKEFDLLRVLVRDAGRVVTRDQLMREVWDTTWWSSTKTLDMHISWLRKKLGDDAANPRYIATVRGVGFRFEKS; encoded by the coding sequence ATGACCCGTGTACTGCTCGCCGAGGACGACGCTTCCATCTCGGAGCCGCTGGCCCGCGCCCTGCGACGGGAGGGTTACGAGGTCGAGGTCCGTGAAGACGGCCCGACCGCGCTGGACGCAGGACTCCAGGGCGGTATCGACCTGGTGGTCCTCGACCTGGGGCTGCCCGGTATGGACGGCCTGGAGGTCGCTCGCAGACTGCGCGCCGAGGGCCACACGATCCCGATCCTGGTGCTGACCGCCCGCGCCGACGAGGTGGACACCGTGGTCGGCCTCGACGCCGGCGCCGACGACTACGTGACCAAGCCGTTCCGGCTCGCCGAGTTGCTGGCCCGGGTACGGGCGCTGCTGCGGCGCGGCGCCGCCGACACCACGCCCGCCCCCGCCACGCACGGCGTCCGTATCGACGTCGAGTCGCACCGCGCGTGGATGGGCGACGAGGAGCTTCAGCTCACCGCCAAGGAGTTCGACCTGCTGCGTGTGCTCGTCCGGGACGCCGGCCGGGTCGTCACCCGGGACCAGCTGATGCGCGAGGTCTGGGACACCACCTGGTGGTCGTCCACCAAGACGCTCGACATGCATATCTCCTGGCTGCGCAAGAAGCTCGGCGACGACGCGGCCAACCCGCGGTACATCGCGACCGTACGGGGCGTCGGCTTCCGGTTCGAGAAGAGTTAG
- a CDS encoding RNA polymerase sigma factor SigF: MSPRLDEPRTPHAPSATPPAPSEQLSAVSTVSTAPAPDGHDGHDNLNGLTGLDGLPEIPQFDKVNAVDARALSKTLFARLATLEEGTHEHAYVRNTLVELNLALVKFAASRFRSRSEPMEDIVQVGTIGLIKAIDRFELSRGVEFPTFAMPTIIGEIKRFFRDTSWSVRVPRRLQELRIDLAKAGDELAQQLDRAPTVGELADRLGLTHDEVVEGLTASNAYTASSLDAQPTDSDGDGNGENALADRIGYEDHGLEGIEYVESLKPLIAGLPSRDRKILSLRFVANMTQSEIGEELNLSQMHVSRLLSRTLRTLRRGLTLEE, from the coding sequence ATGTCACCCCGGCTCGACGAACCGCGTACCCCGCACGCGCCGTCGGCAACTCCCCCCGCCCCTTCTGAGCAACTCTCCGCCGTCTCCACCGTCTCCACCGCTCCTGCCCCGGACGGCCACGACGGCCACGACAACCTGAACGGCCTGACCGGCCTGGACGGCCTGCCCGAGATCCCGCAGTTCGACAAAGTCAACGCGGTAGACGCCCGGGCGCTGTCGAAGACTCTCTTCGCCCGTCTCGCCACCCTCGAAGAGGGCACGCACGAGCACGCGTACGTCCGTAACACCCTGGTCGAACTGAACCTCGCCCTGGTGAAGTTCGCGGCGTCCCGGTTCCGCTCCCGCAGCGAGCCGATGGAGGACATCGTCCAGGTCGGCACGATCGGCCTGATCAAGGCCATCGACCGGTTCGAGCTGAGCCGGGGCGTCGAGTTCCCCACCTTCGCGATGCCGACCATCATCGGCGAGATCAAGCGTTTCTTCCGCGACACGTCGTGGTCGGTACGGGTCCCGCGCCGGCTCCAGGAACTCCGTATCGACCTCGCCAAGGCCGGCGACGAACTGGCCCAGCAGCTCGACCGCGCGCCGACCGTCGGTGAACTCGCGGACCGGCTCGGCCTCACGCACGACGAGGTGGTCGAGGGCCTGACCGCGAGCAACGCGTACACCGCCAGCTCTCTGGACGCCCAGCCCACGGACAGCGACGGGGACGGGAACGGCGAGAACGCGCTCGCGGACCGGATCGGGTACGAGGACCACGGACTTGAGGGCATCGAGTACGTCGAGTCGCTGAAGCCGCTGATCGCGGGCCTGCCGTCGCGGGACCGCAAGATCCTCTCGCTGCGGTTCGTGGCGAACATGACGCAGTCGGAGATCGGCGAGGAGCTGAACCTCTCGCAGATGCATGTGTCGCGGCTGCTGTCGCGGACGCTGCGGACGCTGCGCAGGGGTCTGACGCTGGAGGAATGA